A region of Takifugu rubripes chromosome 6, fTakRub1.2, whole genome shotgun sequence DNA encodes the following proteins:
- the sec14l7 gene encoding SEC14-like protein 2, which translates to MSGRVGDMSPKQDEVLTEFRGRIQDILPDLPAQHDHYLLRWLRARNFNAVKAEAMIRKHLEFRLKMKVDTIISDWKPPEVIERYVSGGMCGYDREGSPIWYDLIGPLDPKGLLMSASKQDFLKTKIRHTEMLRQECRRQSEKLGKNIEAITLIYDCEGLGLKHIWKPAIDTYGEILTMFEDNYPEGLKRVFLIKAPKMFPMAYNLIKHFLCEETRQKIIVLGSNWQEVLRAHIDPDQLPVAYGGNLSDPDGDPRCRTMIKYGGTVPKSYYVQDSVSVQYDNSVTISRGSTLQLEYDVEAPSSLLRWQFASDGADIGFGVYRRTKRGGGQKVTDMLQVLPSERYNAHLVPEDSCLTCSEPGVYVLCFDNSYSILQSKKVSYKVEVLPPPEEPMQNPRSRGEQRLQ; encoded by the exons ATGAGCGGACGAGTTGGAGACATGAGCCCGAAGCAGGATGAGGTCCTAACTGAG TTTCGGGGCAGGATCCAGGACATTCTCCCAGATTTGCCCGCGCAGCACGACCACTACCTCCTGCGCTGGCTGAGAG CGCGAAACTTTAATGCTGTGAAAGCAGAGGCCATGATCAGAAAG CACCTGGagttcaggctgaagatgaaggtggacaCCATCATCTCTGACTGGAAACCTCCGGAG GTGATTGAGCGCTACGTGTCCGGAGGGATGTGCGGCTACGACAGAGAGGGCAGCCCCATCTGGTACGACCTGATCGGTCCTCTGGACCCTAAAGGTCTCCTGATGTCAGCGAGCAAGCAGGACTTCCTGAAAACGAAGATCAGACACACGGAGATGCTGCGGCAGGAGTGTCGTAGGCAGTCGGAGAAG cTGGGGAAGAACATCGAAGCCATCACTCTGATCTACGACTGCGAGGGACTCGGCCTGAAGCACATCTGGAAACCCGCCATCGACACTTACGGAGAG ATCCTCACCATGTTTGAAGATAACTATCCCGAAGGACTGAAAAGAGTGTTCCTCATCAAAG CTCCCAAAATGTTTCCCATGGCCTACAACCTGATCAAACACTTCCTCTGTGAGGAGACGCGGCAGAAGATCATCGTTTTAGGAA GTAACTGGCAGGAGGTGTTGCGAGCTCACATCGACCCGGATCAGCTTCCTGTGGCGTACGGGGGGAACCTGTCGGATCCGGACGGCGACCCTCGCTGCAGAACCATG ATCAAATATGGTGGAACGGTGCCAAAGTCCTACTATGTCCAGGACTCTGTGAGCGTTCAGTACGACAACAGCGTGACCATCAGCCGAGGGTCCACGCTCCAGCTGGAGTATGACGTCGAAGCACCCAGCAGCCTCCTGAG GTGGCAGTTTGCTAGCGACGGAGCGGATATTGGATTTGGAGTTTACAGACGCACCAAGCGGGGCGGCGGACAGAAAGTGACCGACATGCTCCAGGTTCTGCCCAGCGAGCGCTACAACGCCCACCTGGTCCCCGAGGACAGCTGCCTCACCTGCTCCGAGCCAGGAGTCT ACGTGCTGTGTTTCGACAACAGCTACAGCATCCTGCAGTCCAAGAAGGTGAGCTACAAAGTGGAGGTTCTCCCCCCTCCAGAGGAGCCGATGCAGAATCCCCGGAGCCGAGGAGAGCAGAGGCTGCAGTGA